The segment GTCCAGGCCGTCGCAGACCTCCGCCTTGCCCGGGTAGCGCAGGGCCGAGGTGTCGTCACAGTCGTCGCTCAGGAGCGAATGGTTGGGCGGCTGGGAGCAGGCCTGGGTGGACGCGAGCAGCGTCCCGTGGTTGTCGTGGTCCGCGTCCTGGTAGTAGGTCGTCTTGACCCCTTCGTCGACGACACCGGAGCAGTTGTTGTCCTTGCCGTCACAGACCTCCGTTCCGGTCGGCCGGGTCAGCGAGTCCGTGTCGTCACAGTCCTGGTTGTTGGCCACGAACCCGTCCGGGCTGAAGCAGGCCTTCTGGGATTGGGCCGCGTTGCCGAAGGTGTCGCTGTCCGCGTCGCGGTACCAGGTGCTCCACCGCGTCGCGTCGTCATCCACGTTGCCGTCGCAGTTGTTGTCCTGCGCGTCGCAGATTTCAGGCGCGCCCAGATAGACGGTCGCGTCGCTGTCGGAGCCGGGCGTGGCGCACTCCTCGCCCACGACGTCCGGGGTCCGGGTCCATTCCGCGCCCGGCGCGGCGCACTGGCGCACGCTGTTGGCGAAGTCCACGTGCTTGTCGCCGTCGGCATCCAGGTACCAGTCGAACGGGATGGTGGTTCCCGCGCCGACGTCGTCGTCCTTCAGCCCATCGCAGTTGTTGTCGACGCCATCGCAGATCTCCTCGGCGCCGGGGTTGATCGTCGCGAGGGCGTCGTTGCAGTCACCGCCGCTCAACGCGAAGCCGGTGGTCGGTTCGCCGCAGCGGATCTCGGAGCCGCTGTCCAGGCCGTAGCGGTCGCCGTCCGTGTCCGTGTACCAGGGGCGCGGGCCGACGCCGAACACCAGGTAGACGATGCCCGCGTTCGAGTTGAAGCCCGGCGCGCCGACCGCGAAGTCCGCCGCGCCATCGTTGTTCACGTCTCCAAGCCCGACCAACGCGCTGCCCGCCTGGTTGCCCCCGGAGGCCCCCATGTAGCGGGACACGGTGGCGAGCGAGAGCGAACCCGTGGGGAAGCCCGTCGGGGTGCCGTTCCCATACACCACATACACGGCGCCTGTGGCCGAGGAGTGGTTGGGCGCGCCGATGAGCAGGTCCCTGAAGCCGTCGCCGTTGATGTCACCGGGGCTCGCCAGCGCCACGCCGGCCTGGTCACCCAGGATGCCCGTCATCTTGAGGTGGTTCGCCGCGCCCAGGGACACCACTGTCTGGGGCGCCTGCCGGGCGCCGCCATACACGAGGTAGGCCCGGCCCGGGAGGGCGCCGGAGCCGGGGGCACCCACCAGCAGCTCCTCATAGCCGTCGTTGTTCGCGTCGCCCACCGCCGTGACCGCCGTACCCGCGAGCTCACCCGCGTTCACCCCGGTGAGGACGAGGTCGGCGTCCGCCAGCGTCTTGGTGCTGCCCGTCAGGGGGCCATAGAAGACATACGCCGCGCCCGAGTCGTTGTTCGCTCCCACGTCGAGCCGGGGGGCGCCCACCACGAGGTCGCTCTGGCCATCGCCGTCCATGTCCGCCACGGTGACCGACGCGCCGGCCTGGACGTCCGCCTGCGTGGTGCCCGTTCCGAAGATCTTCAAGGCGGAAGAGGCCAGGCTCCCCGCCGCGGTGGCCGTGACAGCGCCGGGAAAGACGTAGACGGTGCCCGTATTGGGCGACCCCGTGCTCTCGTTGAGGGGAACGCCGACGATGAGGTCGAGGGCGTTCGTGCCCGTCACGTTGCCCACGGCCAGCGACTGCCCGGCGCCATCGCTGGCGGCCGCGCCACGAAAGCGCACGGAGGCGGCGGTCAGGGCCCGGTCACCACCGGTGATCTGCGCGCCGTCCACGGGATAGACGACACCCTGGTTGGCCAGCGGCGTGGAGTGGCCCGGCGCACCCATCACCAGGTCATTGCCCGTCCCCGCCGTGAAGTTGCCCGCGGCCAGGGCCGCGCCGAGCCGGTTGCCGGCCAGCTCCCCCTCATAGCGCGCGTAGTGGGTCCGGATGTCGGGCTGCCCGTTCGCGGTCGTACGGACCGCGAACGCATAGCCCTTCAGCGTCCCCGTGCCAGGGGCCCCGACGAGGAGCTCCAGCGCTCCGTCTCCATCCAGGTCGCCCGCCGCGAGCGCCTGTCCTACGCGGGAGTTCGCCAGGCTGGGATTTCCCACGAAGCGACGCTCCAGTTGGAGCGGCAGGGCGGTGGTGACATTGGCCACGGGCAGCTTGCATTCAAGCGCGCCCGTGAGCGCGTTGAGCTGCTCGGTGGTGGAGGTGGCGGCGACCGCCTCGGGGCTCGGTTCGGGAGGCGGCGCCTCACACGAGACAAGGACGAGGCCTGGCAGCAGCAATGCGAGTCGAAACTTCAAGGGATTGCTCCAGGAAGGGGAGATTGATTCCTGGCGGGATGGCGACGGGCCGGTCATCACCTTCCAGGAATTCGGCCTGATCTACTTAAGTTCGATCAAGTTTGTCATATGGGTGCCATGCGACCTCAAAGCTTGCCCTGTCGGTGTCACAGGAAAGTCATTGGGGGACATAGCTTCTGGTCGTGTGCAGGGCCTGGGGTCATGCTTTCGCCAGCGGGGGAGGACGCCAGCCGAGGTGTTCGCCGTCCGTCAGCGTGTTGCCACCTGGGGCCGGTGAGCTGCGCGGGACCCGATGGTTAGCCTCCTGCGGCCGGAGGCCAGATGCCTCCGACCGGGAGGCAGCATGGGGCAGGCAATGGGGGGGGCGGTCGCCGCCGTGGCGCTGGCGTCGGTGCTCACGGGGGGAGGGGCGGCGCAGGCCCGTGACGAGGGCGCGGGCGCGCCGGCCGACTCCGTCCGGTGTGGTGACACCATCACCCGTCACACGAAGCTCACGCGCGATCTCTCGTGCCCGGGCACGGACGTCCCAGCGCTCCGGGTCGTCGGTGAAGGCATCGTGCTGGATCTGGGCGGGCACACCGTGCGCCGCACCGGTGCCCAGATGGGGGACTCGCAAGGCATCGTCGTGGAGTCCAATGGCACCGTTCGCAACGGCACCCTCCGGGGGTTCCGTTGGGGGTACGTGCTCGACGCCAGCGCGGACAGCGTGCGGCTGCACCAGCTGGCGCTCATCGACAACGGGACCGCCATCTATCACCGGGGGGGCTATGCGCGGTTCCTCATCACGGACTCGCGCCTGCATGGGAACGCTACCGGGTTGAGCAGCGAGTTCGACGCGGCCACCGGCGAGTTCGACGTGCGCTCCTCGCTGTTCACCGGCAATGGGCGCGTGATGTTCGTGGATGCCCATTCCGTCGACGTGCTGGATTCGACCTTCACCTCGAACCAGAACGTCTTCGAGTGCTTCAATGGCAGCATCCGCGTCAGGTCCAGCACCCTGACGCTGAACGCCGTGGTGGGCCGGCTGCCATTCGACCCTGGCGGCGGCTTCGACTTCTGCGGCGAGCTGCGATTCGAAGGCTCGCTCATCGCCAACAACACGGCGCTGGCCCCGCCGGAGGCTCCGGCGTGGGAGCCGTTCCGGTTCGTGATGCGCGACTCGTGGGTCCTCAACAACGGCAGCGGGCTGCGAGCCGGGGGCCGGACGGTCCTCATCGACGGCAACACCTTCTGGGACAACGCGGGCGGGCTGACGCTGGCCGACCTGCCGGAGTTCGTGCCCTTCGCGCTCACGGGCCCGGTTCGCGACAACCACTTCCTGGGCAATGGCGCGGACGGCCTCCGCGTCCTGTCTCCCAGCACCCCCACGCTCAGCGGCAACGTGGCGGTGCGCAACGCGGGGTGGGGCGTGCATGCGCCCACCGCCCATGACGCGGGCGGGAACGTCGCGCGGGAGAATGGCGCGGGAGGCTGCGAAGGCGTCACCTGCTCCGCCTTCTAGCCGTGGTGTCCAGGCTCAGGGGGCGGGCTTCGCCGCCCGGGCCAGGATGAGGTCGCGCACCGCCTCCGCCGTGCCGGTGGCGGACTGCGGGTTCTGGCCCGTCACGAGCCGGCCATCCACCACCACCTTCGCCGTCCAGTTGGCGGCGGGCTGGTGCTTCGCGCCGCGCTCCTCCAGCGTGGTGGCCAGCAGGAAGGGGACCACCTTCTCCAGCTTCACCGCGCGCTCCTCGTCGTCGGTGAAGGCGCTGACCTGCTTGCCAGCGACCAGGTACTTGCCGTCGCTCAGCTTCACGTTCACCAGCGCGGCGGGCCCGTGGCAGACCGCGCCGACGACGCGGCCGGCTTCGTAGACTTCGCGCGTCACCCGCTGCACCGCCGGGCTTTTGGGGAAGTCCCAGACGGCGCCGTGGCCACCCGCGTAGAAGACGGCGGAGTAGCGACCCACCTTCACGTCGTCCAGCTTGAGCGTCGTGCGCAGGGACTGCCGGAACGTGGCGTCGTTCCAGTAGCGCACGTTGGTGGC is part of the Corallococcus soli genome and harbors:
- a CDS encoding MopE-related protein, whose product is MKFRLALLLPGLVLVSCEAPPPEPSPEAVAATSTTEQLNALTGALECKLPVANVTTALPLQLERRFVGNPSLANSRVGQALAAGDLDGDGALELLVGAPGTGTLKGYAFAVRTTANGQPDIRTHYARYEGELAGNRLGAALAAGNFTAGTGNDLVMGAPGHSTPLANQGVVYPVDGAQITGGDRALTAASVRFRGAAASDGAGQSLAVGNVTGTNALDLIVGVPLNESTGSPNTGTVYVFPGAVTATAAGSLASSALKIFGTGTTQADVQAGASVTVADMDGDGQSDLVVGAPRLDVGANNDSGAAYVFYGPLTGSTKTLADADLVLTGVNAGELAGTAVTAVGDANNDGYEELLVGAPGSGALPGRAYLVYGGARQAPQTVVSLGAANHLKMTGILGDQAGVALASPGDINGDGFRDLLIGAPNHSSATGAVYVVYGNGTPTGFPTGSLSLATVSRYMGASGGNQAGSALVGLGDVNNDGAADFAVGAPGFNSNAGIVYLVFGVGPRPWYTDTDGDRYGLDSGSEIRCGEPTTGFALSGGDCNDALATINPGAEEICDGVDNNCDGLKDDDVGAGTTIPFDWYLDADGDKHVDFANSVRQCAAPGAEWTRTPDVVGEECATPGSDSDATVYLGAPEICDAQDNNCDGNVDDDATRWSTWYRDADSDTFGNAAQSQKACFSPDGFVANNQDCDDTDSLTRPTGTEVCDGKDNNCSGVVDEGVKTTYYQDADHDNHGTLLASTQACSQPPNHSLLSDDCDDTSALRYPGKAEVCDGLDNNCDFDTDEGVKTTFFRDADNDTFGTALTSTQACVRPAGYATSNTDCNDANSAVKPSATEVCDNVDNNCNGTVDEGVKLTFYADADGDGVGTTNPSFRIQACTATTGYVSTATDCNDNRGDVKPGAPELCDDFDNDCDSLVDEGLATSNWYLDADGDGYGGAGGTAVTKCRVPGPGYVGSHSDCDDTTPSISPAQTEICEPTSQTQVDNNCDGDTQNAANAVTWYRDADGDTYGTTANTQKRCTQPSGYVGRELDCDDANASRNPGRQELCEAGGASAQVDNDCDVDTNDVDPNVPEANGGTPIWYGDADRDGHSGTAFKLRWCTNPTDLKDPVTQAYIVQGAYLSTPPDDCNDSSSGVYMREAWYEDKDGDGCGNPLRSVQSCGSPSCGIAYVRNNTDLNDNLPGNCSVLGPDSMSRQSMPPPVFLEEQPAPALPPETVGSTFRMNTPLDANAQAQR
- a CDS encoding right-handed parallel beta-helix repeat-containing protein, producing the protein MGQAMGGAVAAVALASVLTGGGAAQARDEGAGAPADSVRCGDTITRHTKLTRDLSCPGTDVPALRVVGEGIVLDLGGHTVRRTGAQMGDSQGIVVESNGTVRNGTLRGFRWGYVLDASADSVRLHQLALIDNGTAIYHRGGYARFLITDSRLHGNATGLSSEFDAATGEFDVRSSLFTGNGRVMFVDAHSVDVLDSTFTSNQNVFECFNGSIRVRSSTLTLNAVVGRLPFDPGGGFDFCGELRFEGSLIANNTALAPPEAPAWEPFRFVMRDSWVLNNGSGLRAGGRTVLIDGNTFWDNAGGLTLADLPEFVPFALTGPVRDNHFLGNGADGLRVLSPSTPTLSGNVAVRNAGWGVHAPTAHDAGGNVARENGAGGCEGVTCSAF
- a CDS encoding type 1 glutamine amidotransferase domain-containing protein; protein product: MSSLLAASLVGMAAAAAPTVKPSAPAPVLIVMTSHATKGSTGEPTGFYLGEVTHPLAVFQAAGIPVEFASIQGGEPPVDGLDLKDATNVRYWNDATFRQSLRTTLKLDDVKVGRYSAVFYAGGHGAVWDFPKSPAVQRVTREVYEAGRVVGAVCHGPAALVNVKLSDGKYLVAGKQVSAFTDDEERAVKLEKVVPFLLATTLEERGAKHQPAANWTAKVVVDGRLVTGQNPQSATGTAEAVRDLILARAAKPAP